One genomic segment of Candidatus Eisenbacteria bacterium includes these proteins:
- a CDS encoding ABC transporter ATP-binding protein yields the protein MNDSPGTGVVLRAERIEKSFITGSKEIKVLLGVDLDVRKGEVFVIVGPSGAGKSTLLHILGTLERPTSGVVYQNGRNVFLLSDDDLARLRNKEIGFVFQFHHLLPEFDAAENVMLPALLGGLTKREARKLAEEFLDEVGLADRASHRPGELSIGEQQRVAVARALVNSPQVVLADEPTGSLDRESAAGIHTLLKELSERRGETFVVATHNDELVSIGSRVSRLMNGRLVPAEKVEIKLKDGVR from the coding sequence ATGAATGACTCACCGGGTACGGGCGTAGTGCTGCGTGCCGAGAGGATCGAGAAGAGCTTCATCACAGGCTCGAAAGAGATTAAGGTTCTTTTGGGTGTCGACCTTGACGTGAGGAAGGGCGAGGTGTTTGTAATAGTGGGCCCTTCAGGAGCCGGGAAAAGTACATTGCTGCATATCTTGGGCACCCTTGAACGGCCGACAAGCGGAGTTGTGTATCAGAACGGAAGAAATGTTTTTCTTCTCTCAGATGATGACCTTGCCAGGCTCAGAAACAAGGAGATTGGTTTTGTGTTTCAGTTTCATCATCTTCTCCCGGAGTTCGATGCTGCCGAGAACGTGATGCTGCCTGCGCTCCTCGGAGGCTTGACGAAAAGGGAAGCTCGCAAGCTGGCCGAAGAGTTTCTTGATGAAGTAGGGCTCGCCGATAGGGCAAGCCACAGGCCGGGCGAACTCTCAATCGGGGAGCAGCAGCGGGTCGCTGTGGCCAGGGCCCTCGTGAATTCTCCCCAGGTCGTGCTTGCTGACGAGCCGACCGGAAGCCTGGACAGGGAAAGTGCCGCGGGAATTCATACTCTCCTGAAAGAGCTTTCCGAGAGGAGAGGAGAAACTTTTGTGGTGGCTACACACAATGATGAGCTGGTTTCAATCGGAAGCAGAGTCTCGAGACTTATGAACGGCAGGCTTGTTCCAGCAGAAAAAGTGGAAATCAAACTCAAAGATGGGGTAAGATAG
- a CDS encoding UvrB/UvrC motif-containing protein, with the protein MQCQICRKAPATDHIIKIVNNKIRQLHVCRKCAEEKKLNVTNHGSISELLSSLFDEMGVTEEEKIGRIQCPSCGLLFSSFRETGHLGCPECYSAFKAQIKPLLRRIHGSTRHSGKAPLSEGGVYLKRREMQKLHEELEIAIEKEEFEKAADIRDKIRTLESEGSTP; encoded by the coding sequence ATGCAATGCCAAATTTGCAGGAAGGCTCCGGCCACGGACCACATCATAAAGATTGTAAACAACAAGATACGTCAACTTCACGTTTGCAGGAAATGCGCGGAGGAAAAGAAACTTAACGTAACCAATCATGGCTCAATCTCTGAACTCCTATCCAGTCTGTTTGACGAAATGGGTGTAACCGAAGAAGAAAAAATCGGCAGGATTCAGTGCCCAAGCTGCGGGCTTCTCTTCTCGAGCTTCCGGGAGACAGGGCATCTTGGCTGCCCGGAATGCTACTCGGCCTTCAAGGCTCAGATAAAGCCGCTCCTGAGAAGGATCCATGGAAGCACGCGTCATTCAGGCAAGGCACCCCTGTCCGAAGGAGGGGTATATCTCAAGAGAAGAGAGATGCAGAAACTTCACGAGGAACTTGAGATTGCCATAGAGAAAGAGGAATTTGAAAAGGCAGCGGACATAAGGGACAAGATAAGAACGCTGGAATCAGAGGGGAGCACCCCTTGA
- a CDS encoding protein arginine kinase, whose protein sequence is MTTLDELVNGTCSWLSGEGPECVTVLSTRVRLARNLKGYPFTHKARQDQLSVIIASVFSAASKTASLKKSLQIKMAEISNIDKRFLVERHLISPDLTGESKARGIVVSRDESLSAMVNEEDHIRIQSISSGFQVENTWHSASRLDDELSGRLEYAFNEEFGFLTSCPTNIGTGLRVSVLIHLPALVLTKKVREILEGLKQVGVAIRGFYGEGTDTLGYFFQISNQTTLGQSEHEIASNLGKVTKQVIDFEARAREVLIKDARIQIEDKVWRALGTLMFSRIINSQEVISLTSLVRLGLALEFKGLPSVKTLNEILVFMQPAHLQKAVDKEMESPERNVMRAEMIRKRLEQK, encoded by the coding sequence ATGACCACTCTGGACGAACTAGTTAACGGGACCTGCTCATGGCTCAGTGGCGAAGGGCCGGAATGCGTCACCGTGTTGAGCACAAGAGTAAGGCTTGCGAGAAATCTTAAGGGGTATCCTTTCACTCACAAGGCGAGACAGGATCAGCTGAGCGTAATCATTGCGAGCGTCTTTTCGGCTGCAAGCAAAACGGCCAGCTTGAAGAAAAGCCTCCAGATAAAAATGGCCGAGATCTCCAACATAGACAAACGTTTTCTCGTTGAGCGGCACCTCATCAGCCCCGACCTTACCGGTGAGTCGAAGGCAAGAGGCATCGTTGTCTCGCGAGACGAGTCCCTGAGCGCAATGGTCAATGAAGAAGATCACATCAGGATTCAGAGTATCTCTTCAGGGTTCCAGGTGGAGAACACGTGGCATTCCGCCTCCAGACTGGATGACGAGCTGAGCGGAAGACTTGAATACGCATTCAACGAAGAGTTCGGCTTCCTCACTTCCTGCCCGACAAATATCGGCACAGGCCTCAGGGTCTCCGTTCTCATTCACCTGCCGGCCCTCGTCCTAACAAAAAAGGTGAGAGAAATTCTGGAAGGGCTTAAACAAGTTGGAGTTGCAATACGGGGATTTTATGGAGAAGGGACGGATACTCTGGGCTATTTCTTCCAGATTTCCAACCAGACAACCCTGGGCCAGAGCGAACACGAGATAGCATCGAATCTTGGGAAAGTCACGAAGCAGGTGATTGATTTTGAAGCTAGGGCGAGGGAAGTCCTCATAAAGGACGCAAGGATACAGATTGAAGACAAAGTCTGGCGCGCCCTGGGAACGCTCATGTTCTCGAGGATAATCAACTCCCAGGAAGTGATAAGCCTTACATCTCTGGTCAGGCTCGGACTCGCACTTGAGTTCAAAGGGCTGCCCAGTGTGAAAACCTTGAACGAGATCCTGGTCTTCATGCAGCCCGCCCATCTTCAGAAGGCGGTGGACAAGGAGATGGAATCTCCGGAGAGAAACGTGATGCGGGCGGAGATGATAAGAAAGAGACTCGAGCAGAAATGA